In one Bartonella grahamii subsp. shimonis genomic region, the following are encoded:
- the zwf gene encoding glucose-6-phosphate dehydrogenase: MVRKIIPVSSFDCIVFGGNGDLASRKLLPALYHCQCAGQFSEPTRIIGVSRTSLSHEEYQNFVRISLEKYIHPNDLNSTELYRFLARLSYVSVDVSSNRGWEDLALLLSQDSADIRAFYLAVGSSLFADIAMKLGKNELVTPQTRIIIEKPIGCDVKTAVSLNDAFASAFNEEQIFRIDHYLGKETVQNLMALRFVNTLYEPLWNSNYIDHVQITVAESLGLEGRTEYYESTGALRDMVQNHMLQLLCLVAMEIPFTNSANAVRDEKLKILHSLTPLDVHNVGQHTVRGQYLSGLSNGIFVESYFDDLGRVSKSETFVALKVKIDNWRWANTPFYLRTGKRMFTRMSEIVVVFKPIPHNIFNVDLDEIFSNRLVIRLQPDEGVKQWLMIKDPSYGGMRFRHIPLDMSFSSAFSERNPDAYERLLMDVIRGDQTLFMRRDEVEAAWRWIDPIIEGWEAIKQPFHSYNAGTWGPPASTILMERDGRIWNNLV; encoded by the coding sequence ATGGTGCGTAAAATTATTCCAGTTTCTTCCTTTGATTGTATTGTTTTTGGTGGCAATGGTGATCTGGCGTCGCGCAAGCTTTTGCCGGCTTTGTATCATTGTCAGTGTGCTGGTCAATTCAGTGAGCCAACACGTATTATTGGAGTTTCGCGCACTTCTTTAAGTCATGAAGAATATCAAAATTTTGTCCGCATTTCTTTAGAAAAATATATCCATCCAAACGATCTCAATTCAACTGAACTCTATCGTTTTCTTGCACGTTTAAGCTATGTTTCTGTTGATGTTTCCTCAAATCGAGGGTGGGAGGATTTAGCTCTCCTTCTGTCACAAGATTCAGCGGATATTCGAGCTTTTTATTTGGCTGTTGGTTCGTCACTTTTTGCTGATATTGCAATGAAGTTGGGAAAAAATGAGTTGGTGACACCACAAACACGGATTATCATTGAAAAACCAATTGGTTGCGATGTAAAAACAGCTGTTTCACTTAATGATGCATTTGCAAGCGCCTTTAATGAAGAGCAGATCTTTCGTATTGATCATTATCTTGGGAAGGAAACTGTTCAAAATTTAATGGCATTGCGGTTTGTTAATACACTTTATGAACCGCTATGGAATTCCAATTATATTGATCATGTTCAGATAACCGTTGCTGAATCTCTAGGGTTAGAGGGGCGTACAGAATATTATGAAAGCACTGGTGCTTTACGCGATATGGTTCAAAACCATATGCTACAATTACTTTGTTTGGTTGCGATGGAAATACCATTTACCAACAGTGCTAATGCTGTGCGCGATGAAAAACTTAAAATTTTACATTCTTTAACACCGCTTGATGTACATAATGTAGGGCAGCATACTGTACGTGGGCAGTATCTTTCTGGTCTATCAAATGGTATATTTGTAGAGTCTTATTTTGATGATCTGGGAAGAGTGAGTAAGAGTGAAACATTTGTCGCGCTTAAGGTTAAGATTGATAACTGGCGTTGGGCTAATACGCCTTTTTATTTACGAACAGGTAAGCGCATGTTTACGCGAATGTCTGAAATTGTTGTGGTTTTTAAACCTATTCCTCATAATATCTTTAATGTGGATTTAGATGAAATTTTTTCTAATCGGCTTGTTATTCGTCTCCAACCTGATGAAGGTGTAAAACAATGGTTGATGATTAAGGATCCAAGTTATGGCGGTATGCGGTTTCGTCATATTCCATTAGACATGAGTTTTTCTTCCGCATTTTCTGAACGTAATCCGGATGCTTATGAACGTTTATTAATGGATGTTATTCGTGGAGATCAAACACTGTTTATGCGTCGTGATGAAGTTGAGGCTGCATGGCGTTGG